TTTTTTAAGTAAAAAAACTATCTCGTTTTCGGTAATTCCGTTGTTTTCGAACTGTCCCAGATACAGCTTCCCATCATCTTTCAGGATATTCCTCAGGTTGGACAAAAAAGAATCGGGGTAAAACAACTGATGAATCACATCATTCATCATCACCACATCAAAAAAATGAGCAGGAAGTCGTGTATCGTTTTGCCAGCCTATCGTCATCGTAAAACTGCTCCTGATTTTTCCCCCGCTTAAGGAAGCATAATAATCGTAAACTTTGGAAAATTCTTTCTGGTTGAGGCAAACCGGAGAGATATCCTCAAGATAAAAGGCAATACTGTCGGTAAAAAGAGAAACAGCTACGGGAAGATAGCCGTTTTCAGTACCAATATCTGCTACTACCCATCCTTTCCGGAATTCAACATTTTCAAGGTAAGCTCCTGCTTTTGCATCGTTACGAATGGCCGCAACATCCCTGAAAACTCTTCCACAGCGATAGGGTAAAAACTCACTGTTTTGTGAGAAAACAGTATTTACCATGGCTGTCAAGCCAATCAATAAAGCTATTTTCCTTAAAACACCCAAATGCTCAGAAATTAATGTTGGTAAATGTCAAGAATTTTTTCAAGCCTTTCACTTCTTGAGCCTTTTATTAAAATTGAATATCCTGTAAAATGCTGATTTTCAAACCACAGAATAAATTCATTCACATCTTTAAAGTGCATGCAATCGATGTCATTTTTAAAATCGCCAAAGTATTCCCCAATCAGAAACAAATGCTGATAATCGACTTTTTTAAGCAGGGAGATAATTTCCTGATGTTCCTGATGGCTATATTCCCCCAGTTCGTGCATATCACCCAGAATCAATATTTTCTTATCCGTTTTCAATTGAGCAAAATCATTGATAGCCAACGACATAGAGCTTGGATTGGCGTTGTAGGCATCCAAAAAAACCGTATTACCTCGCCATTCGAGCACCTGAGAACGTAGATTTTCCGGATAATAATTTCCGACAGCATCCTGAAAATCATTTGCCGGAATATTCATCCATTGCCCGATAGCCGAAGCTGCGAGAATATTGTTCAGGTTGTAGCTGCCAAAAAGCCTTGATTTAACCAGAATTATTTCATTTCCGTATTTGATTTCGGCATGAACAAACGGACTGCATGAAACGACCCTTCCATTGAAAGTAAAATTTCCTTCTCCGAAAAATAAAACCTTTGCCTGCGTAATCAGCCTGCCGGAAAATTCATCATTTCCATTTACAATCAACTGATAATCTGTGTTTTGATTAAAAAAGTCAACAAATTCCCGATAGGCCTCAACCACATTATCAAAACCTCCGAACTCTCCCAAATGATCCTTACCGATGTTTGTCAAAACACCAGTGGTCGGGTGAGTGATGGTGGTAAGCAATCTGGTTTCTCCTAAATGATTTGCCCCTATTTCAATCACTGCCACTTCATGCCGGCTATCGATGGATAAAATGCTTAGCGGTAGTCCGATATGATTGTTCAAATTTCCCTGTGTGGCAAAAACCCTGAACTTTTTCTGTAATACACGGAATATCAGTTCCTTAGTCGTAGTTTTGCCATTTGATCCCGTGATTCCGATGACGGGAATATCAAGCTGCTGACGATGACAGGCAGCCAACTGCTGAAGGCACTGAACAGTGTCGGGAACGACTAT
This region of Sphingobacteriales bacterium genomic DNA includes:
- the murF gene encoding UDP-N-acetylmuramoyl-tripeptide--D-alanyl-D-alanine ligase, with the protein product MNETIKRLYSIFREHPYVSTDSRQEMSGKIFFAIRGENFDGNRFIPQALEKGAVVAVSDDVSFTKNDRVIVVPDTVQCLQQLAACHRQQLDIPVIGITGSNGKTTTKELIFRVLQKKFRVFATQGNLNNHIGLPLSILSIDSRHEVAVIEIGANHLGETRLLTTITHPTTGVLTNIGKDHLGEFGGFDNVVEAYREFVDFFNQNTDYQLIVNGNDEFSGRLITQAKVLFFGEGNFTFNGRVVSCSPFVHAEIKYGNEIILVKSRLFGSYNLNNILAASAIGQWMNIPANDFQDAVGNYYPENLRSQVLEWRGNTVFLDAYNANPSSMSLAINDFAQLKTDKKILILGDMHELGEYSHQEHQEIISLLKKVDYQHLFLIGEYFGDFKNDIDCMHFKDVNEFILWFENQHFTGYSILIKGSRSERLEKILDIYQH